From Phycisphaerae bacterium:
CCCGGCACAGCGCCCGAAGGCCAGATCGTCGTCGGCCGATTCGACCGAATCGCCGCCTGGGCCCGCCAGCACACCGTCAACTGGGCCCGCCGCAACAGCCTCTGGCCGCTTCCCTTCGCCACCGCCTGCTGCGGCATCGAACTGATGGCCACAGCCGCCAGCCGATACGACATCGCCCGATTCGGCGCCGAAGTCCTGCGCTTCAGCCCGCGCCAAGCCGACGTCCTCTTCGTCGCCGGCCGCGTCGTGGTCAAGATGATGCCGGTTCTTCAGCGGATTTACCTCCAGATGGCGGAGCCCCGCTGGGTCATCAGCATGGGCGCCTGCGCCAGTACTTCCGGCGTATTCAACACTTACGCCGTGGTGCCGGGAATCGATCGTTACATGCCGGTGGACGTCTACATTCCCGGCTGCCCGCCGCGTCCCGAAGCGCTGCTCGAAGCGATCATGGCCATCCAGCGGCTGATCGACGATCCGGACTTGGCCAAAAAGGTCCGACGGCCGCTGGGCCTGGTGATCGAACGGGATGAGAAGATCGACTCGAACGACCTGCCTGCGGCGCTCTCCAACAAGCCACATCATCAGCCGGAGAGCAATATCTCGTGACAGAAGACCAGGTCCGGCAGTTTCTGACCACGCAGTTTGGCCCGGAGGGCTGGGAACTCGCCCTGCTCCTGGATAACCCCGGTTCGCCCAAGCAGTTATGCATCGTGCTGAGGGACCGGGAAAAGCTCCTGGACCTGATGTACCTGCTGCGGAACGACCCGCAATGGCGGTTCGATCAACTGATCGACCTGGCGGGCGTGGACTACCTGAACTATCCCGATGCCCAGGAACGGTTTGGGGTGGTTTACAGCCTGCTGTCGCACGAATCCGGCCAGCGGCTGTGGATTAAAATGATGTTTGATGAGCCTGATTTGAGGATTCCCAGCGTGGCCGAAGTCTGGCCCGCCGCCGGGTGGATGGAGCGCGAGGTCTACGACCTTCTGGGCATCGTATTCGAAGGTCACAAGGACCTTCGGCGGATCGTGTGCCCGGAGTGGTTTACCGCCCATCCACTTCGGAAAGATTATCCGCTGCGAGGGATGGGCGAGAGAGAAAGCCTGCCGGTAGTGACGCGGGAGGACGCCTGAGCGTGTTTCCGGACCGGCAATTGTTCTACTGTTCGGTTGTATGACAATCATACAAATTCGCGATGGCCTACGATCTGGAAAAAGTCAGGACCGACGACGGACTGGGTGAGGTCTGGACCCTCAACTTCGGACCTCAGCACCCCGCCACCCACACCACGATTCGACTCGTGCTGAAGCTCGACGGCGAAAAGGTCGTAAAGTGCACGCCGCACATCGGTTACCTCCACAGCGGGTTCGAAAAGCTCGGCGAGGACCTCGATTTCAACCAGTACGTGGTGGTCACCGACCGGATGAACTACGTTTCGCCGCTGGCCAACAACATCGCGTGGCACGGAACGGTGGAACGCCTTATGGGAATTGAGGTTACGCCGCGCTGCCGCTTTCTGCGGGTCATCATGGCGGAACTCTCGCGGATCAGCGACCATCTGCTGAGCGTCGGCGCCGCGGCGCTGGACCTGGGCGCGTTTACGCCTTTCCTGTACGGTTTTTACGAACGGGAGATGATCTACGACCTGTTCGAACTGGCGTGCGGCCATAGGTTTACGAACAGCTACACGCGGGTGGGCGGTCTGAGCCAGGACATCCCGGACGGCTGGGTCGATCGCTGCCGCGTGTTTTGCGGACGGTTGCCCAAGGCGCTGGACGACATCGAGTCGCTGCTGACGACGAATCGGATTTTCGTGGATCGGACCAAGGGAATCGGCGTGGTGAGTCGCGATGAGGCGATCGCGTGGTCGCTGACCGGACCGTTGGCGCGGGCGAGCGGGGTGAGGCGCGATTTGCGGAAGGACGAGCCGTATCTGTGCTATGAGGAGTTTGACTTCAAGGTGCCGATTGCGACGGGCGGGGATTGCTACGCGCGGTACCTGGTGCGGGTGGAGGAGATGCGCCAGTCGCTGCGGATCCTTGAGCAGGCGTTGGACAAGCTGCCGGTTGGGCCGGTGAGCGTGGATCCGAACACGAAGATGACGCTGCCGCCGAAGCGGGAGGTTTACGGTTCGATCGAAGGGCTGATCCATCACTTCGAGATGATCATGCCGAATCGGAGTTTTACGCCGCCGCTGGGCGAGGTATATCACGCCAATGAGACAGCGAACGGCGAGTTGGGATTTTTCATTGTGTCGGACGGTGGGCCGCGGGCGTATCGGGCGCGGTGTCGGCCGCCGTCGTTTATCCACATGCAGGCGATGCCGCTGATGATCGAGGGGCATCAGATTTCGGATGTGGTGGCGGTACTTGGAAGTTTGAATATTATCGCGGCGGAGTTGGACAGGTAGGTGGTGGGGAAGAATTCAGAAGTCAGAATTCAGAAGCCAGAAGGCGGAGGGGAAATGAAAAATGAAAATACTAAATAGAAAAGTGCAAAATGAAGACGTTGCCGGAGGCGGCTTGGAGCACTTGGTTGGGCAGGCTAGGTGAGACTTAGACGATGGGCTGGAAGGCGCTGAATAGAAGAGAGAAGCAGGTTGGGCCGGGTGACGGGCCGGTGTTGACGGAGGGTTTGCGCGGGCGGATCGCGGAGTTTCGGAGGCAGTATCCGACGAATCAGTCGGCGCTTCTGCCGACGCTGTTGGCGGTTCAGGAGGAGGCGGGGTACGTGTCGGAGCGGGCGGTGGAAGAGGTGGCGGCGGCGTTGGAGCTGGCGCCGGCGACGGTGATGGACACGCTGAGCTTTTACAGCCACTTGTGGCGGGGTCCGAAGGGTCGTCACGTGGTGATGGTGTGCCGGGGATTGAGCTGCGAGGTGTGCGGCGGCGAGGATCTGCTGGGCGAGTTGAAGCGGAAGCTTAAGATTGGCGAGCATGAGACGACGGCGGACGGGCGGTTCACGCTGATCACGGAGGAGTGCATGGGGGCGTGCGAGAAGGCGCCGTACATGCTGGTGGACGGCGACGGGTACGGGCCGGTGCGAAAGGACGAGTTGGACGGGATTTTGAGCCGGTACGCATGATGAGCGATTCGCAGTACAAACCGGTGTTGCTGAGGAACCGCGGCGTGGCGGAGGTCCGGAAGCTGGCGGTCTACCGCGAGCGCGGCGGGTATAAGGTATTGGAGAAGGCGCTGAAGAGCGAGCCGGCGGCGATCGTCGATCAGGTCAGGCAGTCGGGTCTGCTGGGCCGCGGCGGGGCGGGATTTCCGACGGGGTTGAAGTGGACGTTTCTGCCGCAGGGCCGGACGAAGACGTATTTGTGCGTGAACGCGGACGAGGCGGAGCCGGGGACGTTCTGCAATCGGGTGCAGATGGAGAGCGATCCGCACCAGGTGCTGGAGGGGATCATCATTTCGGCGTACGCGGTTCGGGCGCAGCGGGCGTACGTGTACATCCGGTACGAGTATCCGCAGCAGGCGGCGGCGCTGGAGTCGGCGATCGGGGAGGCGCGTGAGGCGGGGTTGTTGGGTCGGAACATTCTGGGAAGCGGGTTCGAGTTGGAGGTGCACCTGTTCCGCAACGCTGGGGCGTACATTTGCGGGGAGGAGACGGGGCTGCTGGAGAGTCTGGAGGGCAAGCGCCCGTGGCCGCGGATCAAGCCGCCGTATCCGGCGATTCGCGGGTTGGCGGGGGAGCCGACGATCATCAACAACGTTGAGACGCTGACGTGCGTTCTGCACATTGTGGATCGCGGGGCGGATTGGTTCCGGTCGCTGGGGACGGAGCGGAGTCCGGGTCCGAAGCTGTTCTGCGTTTCGGGTCACGTGAAGAGTCCGGGCGTGTTCGAGCGGCCGCTGGGGGTGAATCTCAAGACGCTGATTTACGAGTGCGCAGGCGGGGTCCGCGAGGATCGGTCGATCAAGGCGGTGATTCCGGGCGGGATTTCGACGGGTTTTCTGACGGCGGACGAGATCGACGTGCCGATGGCGTTCGAGAGTTTCACGCGGGAGAAGAACGGGTGCCTGGGGATGGGGACGGGGGCGGTGGTGGTGCTGGATGAGACGACGGACATGCTGAAGGTGCTGCACAACACGGCGCGGTTTTTCTCGTCGGAGTCGTGCGGCCAGTGCACGCAGTGCCGGGAGGGGACGGGCTGGATGTACAAGATGGCGCGTCGGATGCTGGCGGGGGGCGGTCGGAGCGAGGACCTGGACATCATCGCGGAGCAGACGGAGCGGATGGGGATGATGACGGGCCAGAGCATCTGCGGGTTGTCGGACGGGGCGTCGTACCCGCTGCGGACGCTGGTGACGAAGTTTCGGGCGGAGTTGGAGGAACGGATGGAGGAGCGCAAGGCGAAGGGTCTGGCGGTGGCGT
This genomic window contains:
- the nuoF gene encoding NADH-quinone oxidoreductase subunit NuoF, which produces MSDSQYKPVLLRNRGVAEVRKLAVYRERGGYKVLEKALKSEPAAIVDQVRQSGLLGRGGAGFPTGLKWTFLPQGRTKTYLCVNADEAEPGTFCNRVQMESDPHQVLEGIIISAYAVRAQRAYVYIRYEYPQQAAALESAIGEAREAGLLGRNILGSGFELEVHLFRNAGAYICGEETGLLESLEGKRPWPRIKPPYPAIRGLAGEPTIINNVETLTCVLHIVDRGADWFRSLGTERSPGPKLFCVSGHVKSPGVFERPLGVNLKTLIYECAGGVREDRSIKAVIPGGISTGFLTADEIDVPMAFESFTREKNGCLGMGTGAVVVLDETTDMLKVLHNTARFFSSESCGQCTQCREGTGWMYKMARRMLAGGGRSEDLDIIAEQTERMGMMTGQSICGLSDGASYPLRTLVTKFRAELEERMEERKAKGLAVA
- the nuoD gene encoding NADH dehydrogenase (quinone) subunit D, encoding MAYDLEKVRTDDGLGEVWTLNFGPQHPATHTTIRLVLKLDGEKVVKCTPHIGYLHSGFEKLGEDLDFNQYVVVTDRMNYVSPLANNIAWHGTVERLMGIEVTPRCRFLRVIMAELSRISDHLLSVGAAALDLGAFTPFLYGFYEREMIYDLFELACGHRFTNSYTRVGGLSQDIPDGWVDRCRVFCGRLPKALDDIESLLTTNRIFVDRTKGIGVVSRDEAIAWSLTGPLARASGVRRDLRKDEPYLCYEEFDFKVPIATGGDCYARYLVRVEEMRQSLRILEQALDKLPVGPVSVDPNTKMTLPPKREVYGSIEGLIHHFEMIMPNRSFTPPLGEVYHANETANGELGFFIVSDGGPRAYRARCRPPSFIHMQAMPLMIEGHQISDVVAVLGSLNIIAAELDR
- a CDS encoding NADH-quinone oxidoreductase subunit C, which encodes MTEDQVRQFLTTQFGPEGWELALLLDNPGSPKQLCIVLRDREKLLDLMYLLRNDPQWRFDQLIDLAGVDYLNYPDAQERFGVVYSLLSHESGQRLWIKMMFDEPDLRIPSVAEVWPAAGWMEREVYDLLGIVFEGHKDLRRIVCPEWFTAHPLRKDYPLRGMGERESLPVVTREDA
- the nuoB gene encoding NADH-quinone oxidoreductase subunit NuoB, coding for MVVGRFDRIAAWARQHTVNWARRNSLWPLPFATACCGIELMATAASRYDIARFGAEVLRFSPRQADVLFVAGRVVVKMMPVLQRIYLQMAEPRWVISMGACASTSGVFNTYAVVPGIDRYMPVDVYIPGCPPRPEALLEAIMAIQRLIDDPDLAKKVRRPLGLVIERDEKIDSNDLPAALSNKPHHQPESNIS
- a CDS encoding NAD(P)H-dependent oxidoreductase subunit E, producing the protein MGWKALNRREKQVGPGDGPVLTEGLRGRIAEFRRQYPTNQSALLPTLLAVQEEAGYVSERAVEEVAAALELAPATVMDTLSFYSHLWRGPKGRHVVMVCRGLSCEVCGGEDLLGELKRKLKIGEHETTADGRFTLITEECMGACEKAPYMLVDGDGYGPVRKDELDGILSRYA